One genomic region from Panthera tigris isolate Pti1 chromosome D1, P.tigris_Pti1_mat1.1, whole genome shotgun sequence encodes:
- the BTBD18 gene encoding BTB/POZ domain-containing protein 18, translated as MCSPASSKILYRNPRFLRLAFVQLHHQQQSGVFCDVLLQAEGEAVPAHCCILSACSPFFTERLQRERPAQGRKVVLELGGLKIRTLRKLVDFLYTSEMEVSREEAQDVLSAARQLRVSELESLQLEGGKLVKAPPGRRLNRECLQPPSPAPISARVLASTRRPRTPLPVTQTPCPLGLVRLKSLGKEEGPLEKSNQQNTENSSGNLLLKRKARACPTPQEKSSSPSSHSQGPKENKSDSALAPTAVSPPGMYPSVDERLLPRKIRLSRSKPSPDVCTSKPSSTVSGPSSVPTAPGRRLWRQKSINKGPEDKEKPGRASPLQSIPSPSGLGNTGGNKKRSPEVRAPNSDSAEEGQVGRVKLRKIVNGTCWEVVQEPPLKNSQESPQIPEPESSEEPAGMQPSSVNQQEMLSARVDLCQDSPVCSRLQDLLLSASHSPDHPVAKSEFGSSPEPVGKEPGLDMDCREHYAFDTALLGQPCEAEEYRITSAAATSELEEILDFMLCGSDIEPRTGSLESPGAEGCRTPNYHLADTGKNWIEGEEWCLPDMELWPRELTGLEKEPVGENKEPTEPFSPLVMPSENKEPDESLSPLIMPSEVSEEGVLSVGSPWTPDLEITSSQPLDGQREKLLHIDSLDVPQRFYEDLSPPCSNWMDARPEVSLSMDEVLYPAPEAGKEELGNSGLLDPLPASSEEEEIDVVDWTSEGRLVPTGIPSVWPDPSSESDTEVDILT; from the exons ATGTGCTCTCCTGCCAGTTCCAAAATCCTATATAGGAATCCCCGGTTTCTGCGGTTGGCTTTTGTGCAGCTTCATCACCAGCAACAGAGCGGTGTGTTCTGCGATGTCCTTCTACAGGCGGAAG GTGAGGCAGTTCCAGCCCATTGCTGCATCCTGTCAGCCTGCAGCCCCTTCTTCACAGAGCGCCTGCAGCGGGAGAGGCCAGCTCAGGGTCGGAAGGTGGTCCTGGAGTTGGGGGGCTTGAAGATCAGGACACTCAGGAAGCTGGTGGACTTCTTGTATACCTCAGAGATGGAAGTATCTCGAGAAGAAGCCCAGGATGTGCTTTCTGCTGCCCGTCAGCTCCGTGTCTCTGAGCTAGAATCCCTTCAGCTAGAGGGTGGGAAGTTGGTGAAGGCCCCCCCGGGCCGAAGACTGAACCGGGAGTGCTTACAACCTCCAAGTCCTGCACCAATCTCTGCCAGGGTGCTGGCATCCACCCGCCGCCCTCGGACTCCACTGCCTGTGACCCAGACTCCTTGTCCTCTTGGACTAGTGAGATTGAAGTCcttgggaaaggaggaggggcccCTGGAGAAAAGCAACCAACAGAACACAGAGAACTCGTCTGGCAATCTTCTGCTCAAGAGGAAGGCCAGAGCTTGCCCAACTCCACAAGAAAAAAGCTCTTCACCATCAAGCCACAGTCAGGGACCTAAAGAGAACAAGAGCGACTCTGCCCTTGCTCCTACAGCAGTTTCCCCGCCTGGTATGTACCCCTCTGTGGATGAGCGACTATTGCCCAGAAAGATCAGGCTGAGTCGCTCAAAACCATCTCCTGATGTCTGTACATCCAAGCCTTCCAGCACTGTGAGCGGACCCAGCTCAGTACCGACAGCCCCTGGCCGGCGTCTTTGGCGGCAGAAGAGTATAAATAAAGGACCAGAAGACAAGGAGAAGCCAGGGAGAGCTAGTCCTCTCCAAAGCATCCCAAGCCCATCTGGTCTTGGAAACACAGGTGGGAACAAGAAGCGGAGCCCTGAAGTCAGGGCACCAAACTCAGActctgcagaggaggggcaggttgGAAGGGTGAAACTTCGGAAGATTGTCAACGGGACGTGCTGGGAGGTGGTACAAGAGCCTCCCCTCAAAAACTCTCAAGAGAGCCCTCAGATCCCAGAACCTGAAAGCTCCGAAGAGCCTGCAGGGATGCAGCCATCCTCCGTGAACCAGCAGGAAATGTTATCTGCCCGAGTAGATCTGTGTCAGGACTCCCCCGTGTGCTCCAGGCTACAAGATCTCCTGCTCTCTGCTAGCCACTCCCCAGACCACCCAGTGGCAAAGTCTGAGTTTGGGTCCAGTCCAGAGCCGGTAGGGAAGGAGCCCGGGTTGGATATGGACTGCAGAGAGCACTACGCGTTTGACACAGCCCTGCTGGGGCAGCCGTGCGAGGCTGAGGAGTACCGCATCACCAGTGCCGCTGCCACCAGTGAGCTGGAGGAGATCCTGGACTTCATGCTGTGTGGCTCAGACATTGAGCCCCGCACAGGGTCTCTGGAGAGTCCTGGAGCCGAGGGCTGCAGGACCCCTAATTATCACCTGGCAGATACAGGAAAGAACTGGATCGAAGGGGAGGAATGGTGTCTGCCAGACATGGAACTCTGGCCCAGGGAGCTCACAGGATTGGAAAAGGAACCTGTTGGGGAGAACAAAGAGCCAACAGAGCCCTTTAGCCCCCTTGTCATGCCCTCTGAGAACAAAGAGCCAGATGAGTCCCTCAGCCCCCTTATCATGCCCTCTGAGGTGAGTGAAGAGGGGGTACTTTCAGTAGGAAGCCCTTGGACTCCGGATCTGGAAATTACCAGTTCCCAGCCActggatggtcagagagagaagctTCTCCACATTGACTCTCTCGACGTTCCCCAAAGGTTCTATGAGGATCTCTCACCTCCCTGTTCAAACTGGATGGACGCTAGGCCGGAAGTGTCCCTAAGTATGGATGAGGTATTATACCCTGCTCCAGAGGCAGGCAAGGAGGAACTTGGCAACTCCGGATTGTTGGACCCACTTCCTGCCAGCTCGGAAGAGGAAGAGATTGATGTTGTGGACTGGACGTCAGAGGGGAGGCTGGTGCCCACGGGTATTCCTTCTGTGTGGCCCGACCCTTCCTCAGAGTCAGACACAGAGGTAGACATACTAACGTAG
- the SELENOH gene encoding selenoprotein H, translating to MASRGRKRKAEAEVVAAAGKREKPAGDRKRVEEATVVIEHCTSURVYGRNAAALSQALRLDTPELPVEVNPARPRRGSFEVTLLRPDGSSVELWTGIKKGPPRKLKFPEPQEVVKELKKYLS from the exons ATGGCTTCCCGCGGCAGGAAGCGGAAGGCCGAAGCGGAGGTGGTCGCGGCGGCGGGGAAGCGGGAGAAGCCGGCGGGCGACCGGAAGAGAGTGGAGGAGGCGACCGTCGTGATCGAGCATTG CACGAGCTGACGCGTCTACGGGCGCAACGCCGCGGCCCTGAGCCAGGCGCTGCGCCTGGACACCCCGGAGCTTCCGGTGGAAGTGAATCCTGCCAGGCCTCGGAGGGGCAGCTTCGAGGTGACGCTGCTGCGCCCAGACGGCAGCA GTGTGGAGCTCTGGACTGGGATTAAGAAGGGGCCCCCACGCAAACTCAAGTTCCCTGAGCCTCAAGAGGTGGTGAAGGAGCTGAAGAAGTACCTCTCGTAG
- the MED19 gene encoding mediator of RNA polymerase II transcription subunit 19 gives MKTTDARHRDRAGVEETMENFSALFGAQADPPPPPTALGFGPGKPPPPPPPPPGGGPGTAPQPTSATAPPGADKSAAGCGPFYLMRELPGSTELTGSTNLITHYNLEHSYNKFCGKKVKEKLSNFLPDLPGMIDLPGSHDNSSLRSLIEKPPILGGSFNPITGTMLAGFRLHTGPLPEQCRLMHIQPPKKKNKHKHKQSRTQDPVPPETPSDSDHKKKKKKKEEDPERKRKKKEKKKKKNRHSPDHPGVGSSQASSSSSLR, from the exons ATGAAAACTACCGACGCCAGACACCGGGACAGGGCCGGGGTGGAGGAGACGATGGAGAATTTCTCGGCGCTGTTCGGAGCTCAGGCTGACCCACCACCGCCCCCAACCGCACTCGGCTTCGGACCAGGGAAGCCACCACCTCCGCCTCCCCCTCCTCCGGGCGGGGGCCCCGGCACGGCCCCGCAGCCCACCTCGGCCACTGCCCCGCCCGGCGCCGACAAGTCAGCGGCTGGCTGTGGTCCCTTCTACCTAATGCGGGAGCTGCCAG GTAGCACTGAGCTGACAGGCAGCACCAATCTGATCACACACTACAACCTGGAACATTCCTATAATAAATTCTGTGGGAAGAAGGTGAAGGAGAAGCTAAGTAACTTCCTGCCTGACCTGCCAGGGATGATTGATCTGCCCGGTTCCCATGATAACAGCAGCCTCCGCTCCCTCATTGAGAAGCCCCCTATTCTTGGTGGCTCTTTTAATCCTATCACAGGGACCATGCTGGCTGGCTTTCGCCTCCACACTGGCCCG TTGCCAGAGCAGTGTCGTCTGATGCATATTCAGCCTCCCAAGAAGAAGAATAAACACAAGCACAAACAGAGCCGTACCCAGGATCCTGTCCCCCCAG AAACGCCATCTGATTCTGatcacaagaagaagaaaaagaaaaaagaggaggatCCTGAacggaagaggaagaagaaagagaagaagaaaaagaag AACCGACACAGCCCAGACCACCCAGGCGTGGGCAGCTCTcaggccagcagcagcagcagcctccgCTAA
- the ZDHHC5 gene encoding palmitoyltransferase ZDHHC5: MPAESGKRFKPSKYVPVSAAAIFLVGATTLFFAFTCPGLSLYVSPAVPIYNAIVFLFVLANFSMATFMDPGIFPRAEEDEDKEDDFRAPLYKTVEIKGIQVRMKWCATCRFYRPPRCSHCSVCDNCVEEFDHHCPWVNNCIGRRNYRYFFLFLLSLTAHIMGVFGFGLLYVLYHMEELSGVRTAVTMAVMCVAGLFFIPVAGLTGFHVVLVARGRTTNEQVTGKFRGGVNPFTNGCCNNVSRVLCSSPAPRYLGRPKKEKTIVIRPPFLRPEVSDGQITVKIMDNGIQGELRRSKSKGSLEITESQSADAEPPPPPKPDLSRYTGLRTHLSLATNEDSSLLGKDSPPTPTMYKYRPGYSSSSTSAAMPHSSSAKLSRGDSLKEPTSIAESSRHPSYRSEPSLEPESFRSPTFGKSFHFDPLSSGSRSSSLKSAQGTGFELGQLQSIRSEGTTSTSYKSLANQTRNGSLSYDSLLTPSDSPDFESVQAGPEPDPPLGYTSPFLSARLAQQREAERHPRLVPTGPTHREPSPVRYDNLSRHIVASLQEREKLLRQSPPLPGREEEPGLGDSGIQSTPGSGHAPRTSSSSDDSKRSPLVKTPLGRPAAPRFGKPDGLRGRGLGSPEPGPTAPYLGRSMSYSSQKAPPGVSEAEEVALQPLLTPKDEVQLKTAYSKSNGQPKSIGSASPGPGQPPLSSPTRGGVKKVSGVGGTTYEISV; this comes from the exons CTGTCCAGGACTCAGCCTCTACGTGTCACCTGCAGTGCCCATCTACAATgccattgtttttctctttgtgctgGCCAACTTCAGCATGGCCACCTTCATGGACCCAGGGATTTTCCCTCGAG CTGAGGAGGATGAAGACAAGGAAGATGACTTCCGAGCTCCCCTTTACAAAACGGTGGAGATTAAGGGCATCCAAGTGCGCATGAAATGGTGCGCCACTTGCCGTTTCTACCGTCCTCCCCGCTGTTCCCACTGCAGTGTCTGTGACAATTGTGTGGAG GAATTTGATCATCACTGCCCCTGGGTGAACAACTGTATTGGTCGCCGGAACTACcgttatttcttcctcttcctcctttccctgacAGCACACATTATGGGTGTGTTTGGCTTTGGCCTCCTTTACGTCCTCTACCACATGGAGGAACTCTCAGGGGTCCGCACGGCTGTCAC AATGGCAGTGATGTGTGTGGCTGGCTTATTCTTCATCCCTGTAGCTGGCCTCACGGGATTTCACGTGGTGCTGGTGGCCAGGGGACGCACAACCAATGAGCAG GTTACGGGTAAATTCCGAGGAGGTGTGAATCCCTTCACCAATGGCTGCTGTAACAACGTCAGCCGTGTGCTCTGCAGTTCCCCAGCACCCAG GTACTTGGGaagaccaaagaaagagaagacgATTGTTATCAGACCTCCCTTCCTTCGACCAGAAGTGTCAGATGGGCAGATAACTGTGAAGATCATGGACAATGGTATCCAGGGAGAGCTGAGGAGAAGCAAG TCTAAGGGAAGCTTGGAGATAACGGAGAGCCAGTCTGCAGATGCCGAACCCCCACCTCCTCCTAAGCCGGACCTGAGCCGTTACACGGGGCTACGAACACACCTCAGCCTGGCTACTAATGAGG ATAGCAGCCTCTTGGGCAAGGACAGCCCTCCCACACCCACCATGTACAAGTACCGGCCGGGCTACAGCAGCAGCAGTACGTCAGCCGCCATGCCTCATTCCTCCAGCGCCAAG TTGAGCCGTGGGGACAGCTTGAAGGAGCCAACCTCGATTGCGGAGAGCAGCCGCCATCCCAGCTACCGCTCGGAGCCCAGCTTGGAGCCAGAGAGCTTCCGTTCTCCCACCTTCGGCAAAAGCTTTCACTTCGATCCACTGTCCAGTGGCTCACGCTCCTCCAGCCTCAAGTCGGCCCAGGGCACTGGCTTTGAGCTGGGCCAGCTGCAGTCCATTCGTTCAGAGGGCACAACCTCCACCTCCTATAAGAGCCTGGCCAACCAGACACGCAACGGAAGCCTGTCCTATGACAGCCTGCTCACTCCTTCAGACAGCCCTGATTTCGAGTCCGTGCAGGCAGGGCCTGAGCCAGACCCACCTTTAGGCTACACCTCTCCCTTCCTGTCAGCCCGGCTGGCCCAGCAACGGGAAGCCGAGAGGCACCCACGTCTGGTGCCAACTGGTCCAACGCACCGAGAGCCCTCGCCAGTCCGGTACGACAATCTGTCGCGCCATATTGTGGCCTCCCTCCAGGAACGAGAGAAGCTGCTACGCCAGTCACCCCCACTCCCGGGCCGTGAGGAAGAACCAGGCTTGGGGGACTCAGGCATTCAGTCAACGCCGGGCTCAGGCCATGCCCCTCGTACTAGTTCCTCCTCAGACGATTCGAAGAGATCACCCTTGGTTAAGACTCCACTGGGACGCCCAGCTGCCCCCCGTTTTGGCAAGCCAGATGGGCTAAGGGGCCGGGGACTAGGGTCCCCTGAACCAGGCCCAACTGCCCCGTACCTGGGCCGATCTATGTCTTACAGCAGCCAAAAAGCCCCACCTGGTGTCTCCGAGGCAGAGGAAGTAGCCTTGCAGCCATTACTGACCCCCAA aGATGAAGTACAGCTCAAGACCGCCTACAGCAAATCCAACGGGCAGCCCAAGAGTATAGGCTCTGCCTCCCCTGGCCCAGGCCAGCCTCCGCTCAGCAGCCCCACAAGGGGTGGAGTCAAGAAGGTGTCAGGGGTGGGTGGTACCACCTATGAGATTTCCGTGTGA
- the TMX2 gene encoding thioredoxin-related transmembrane protein 2 produces the protein MAVLAPLIALVYSVPRLSRWLARPYYLLSALLSAAFLLVRKLPPLCNSLPTQREDGNPCDFDWREVEILMFLSAIVMMKNRRSITVEQHIGNIFMFSKVANAILFFRLDIRMGLLYITLCIVFLMTCKPPLYMGPEYIKYFNDKTIDEELERDRRVTWIVEFFANWSNDCQSFAPIYADLSLKYNCTGLNFGKVDVGRYTDVSTRYKVSTSPLTKQLPTLILFQGGKEVMRRPQIDKKGRAVSWTFSEENVIREFNLNELYQRAKKLSKAGDHIPEEQPVAPTTAEVPEGESKKDK, from the exons ATGGCGGTCCTCGCACCTTTAATTGCTCTGGTGTATTCGGTGCCACGACTTTCACGTTGGCTGGCCCGACCTTACTATCTCCTGTCAGCCCTGCTTTCTGCTGCATTCCTACTCGTGAGGAAGCTACCTCCTCTCTGCAACAGTCTCCCCACGCAACGCGAAGACGGCAACCCGTGTGACTTTGACTGG AGAGAAGTAGAGATCCTGATGTTCCTCAGTGCCATTGTGATGATGAAAAACCGCAGATCTA TCACTGTGGAGCAACATATAGGCAACATCTTCATGTTCAGTAAAGTGGCCAATGCAATTCTTTTCTTCCGTCTGGATATTCGCATGGGCCTGCTTTACATCACACTTTGCATAG TGTTCCTGATGACGTGCAAGCCCCCCCTGTATATGGGCCCTGAGTACATCAAGTACTTCAATGACAAAACCATTGAT GAAGAGCTGGAGCGGGACAGGAGGGTCACCTGGATCGTGGAGTTCTTTGCCAATTGGTCTAATGACTGCCAGTCGTTTGCTCCTATCTATGCTGACCTCTCCCTCAA GTACAACTGTACAGGGCTAAATTTTGGGAAGGTGGACGTTGGACGCTACACTGATGTTAGTACACG GTACAAAGTGAGCACGTCGCCCCTTACCAAGCAACTCCCTACTCTGATCCTATTCCAAGGTGGCAAGGAGGTCATGCGGCGGCCCCAGATTGACAAAAAAGGACGAGCTGTCTCTTGGACCTTCTCTGAG GAGAATGTGATCCGAGAATTCAACCTGAATGAGCTGTATCAAAGGGCCAAGAAGCTATCAAAGGCTGGAGATCACATCCCTGAGGAGCAGCCTGTGGCCCCAACCACCGCGGAAGTGCCAGAGGGGGAAAGCAAGAAGGACAAATAG